The DNA sequence GCCACCGCCGAGCGCGAACGTAAGCAGCACGCCGAACACTCCGGACAGGCCGGTGGAGAGGAAGTCGTTGCCGATCCCCCGGACGCCGTAGTCGGCCAGCGGGCTGTCCGCCAACTCGTGGTCCTTCGCCTGCTGGGCCGGGCAGCTACCGCCGGTGATCTCGTCGTCGGCGTTCACCGTGCAGCCCTTGAGCAGCGACGAGTCCAAGCCGTCCGGGTGCGACGACGCGTAGTTGCTGACCACGCCGGC is a window from the Micromonospora sp. DSM 45708 genome containing:
- a CDS encoding PDGLE domain-containing protein, which produces MSKRSWPFLLGGLLVALLLAGVVSNYASSHPDGLDSSLLKGCTVNADDEITGGSCPAQQAKDHELADSPLADYGVRGIGNDFLSTGLSGVFGVLLTFALGGGLFWLARRRGPATGPATGDSGTTTQPAGTR